The Natranaeroarchaeum aerophilus DNA window TTGCGGCGTCACCGGCAGCGAGCGCGACGAGTGCCGCCCACAGCCCACGCTCGGGGATCATCGGTCACCCCGCTGGTCGAGCTTCTTCTCGGCACGCCGGAGCAAGTTCCCGACCGTACCGGGAGATCGCTCGCTGAAGCGCGCCTGTTCGCGAACGCCGACACCGTTGATCCGACAGGCTACGTACGCCTTCCGCTCGGCGTCGGTGAGCTTGTCGAGATCCTCGCGACGGACACCGACGAACTCGGGGAGCTGGCTCTGACTCACTCAGAACCCCCTCGGTTAGTATCCGTTCGCGACACAGCATGGGTTTCGTCCGCTATCTCCCCAAAACGAGGCCGCGTCTCGTGGACCTCAGCGACCGACCGAGCGATCCGCTCATTGTTCTCCTTAGGGAGATTTGACGCACGCTTTTCGCGTTCGATTGACCAGCCACAGACACACTCCCATCGGTAGGTGCC harbors:
- a CDS encoding sigma-70 region 4 domain-containing protein translates to MSQSQLPEFVGVRREDLDKLTDAERKAYVACRINGVGVREQARFSERSPGTVGNLLRRAEKKLDQRGDR